In the Oncorhynchus gorbuscha isolate QuinsamMale2020 ecotype Even-year linkage group LG05, OgorEven_v1.0, whole genome shotgun sequence genome, one interval contains:
- the mrpl21 gene encoding 39S ribosomal protein L21, mitochondrial isoform X1 encodes MALTLRSGYLEMLRTCWRLQARHVKIPVLNQMGLLYPAIARHQSSQSKLPSSSYVPPTSLSRPPWPEVSYISSDEEERQHKVVLENVNTLLAKEDYGRLFAVVHFASRQWKVTNEDLILIENHIDAECGDRIRLEKVLLVGGEEFTLIGRPLLGRNLVRVEATVIEKTESWPKVHMRFWKRHRYQKKRIIVQPQTVLRINTIEVAPRLT; translated from the exons ATGGCGCTGACTTTGAGAAGTGGATATCTGGAGATGCTGAGAACGTGTTGGAGATTACAAGCACGTCATGTGAAAATTCCTGTTCTTAATCAAATGG GACTTCTATATCCTGCAATAGCACGTCATCAAAGTTCTCAGAGCAAATTACCATCAAG CAGTTATGTACCACCAACGTCCTTATCCAGACCACCGTGGCCAGAAGTGTCCTATATCAGCAGTGACGAAGAGGAGAGGCAGCACAAAG TGGTTCTAGAAAATGTGAACACCCTTCTTGCAAAGGAAGACTATGGAAGGCTTTTTGCAGTTGTCCATTTTGCAAGTCGACAGTGGAAAGTGACAAATGAAGACCTGATCCTCATTGAAAACCACATTGATGCTGAATGTGGTGACAGGATTAGACTTGAGAAG GTGCTGCTGGTTGGTGGAGAAGAGTTCACGCTGATTGGGAGGCCCCTACTCGG TCGTAATTTGGTCAGAGTAGAGGCAACTGTCATTGAGAAGACTGAATCCTGGCCCAAAGTTCACATGCGGTTCTGGAAAAGACACAGATACCAGAAGAAAAgaa TTATTGTGCAACCACAAACAGTGCTTCGGATCAACACAATTGAAGTTGCTCCCAGATTGACATGA
- the mrpl21 gene encoding 39S ribosomal protein L21, mitochondrial isoform X2, giving the protein MALTLRSGYLEMLRTCWRLQARHVKIPVLNQMGLLYPAIARHQSSQSKLPSSYVPPTSLSRPPWPEVSYISSDEEERQHKVVLENVNTLLAKEDYGRLFAVVHFASRQWKVTNEDLILIENHIDAECGDRIRLEKVLLVGGEEFTLIGRPLLGRNLVRVEATVIEKTESWPKVHMRFWKRHRYQKKRIIVQPQTVLRINTIEVAPRLT; this is encoded by the exons ATGGCGCTGACTTTGAGAAGTGGATATCTGGAGATGCTGAGAACGTGTTGGAGATTACAAGCACGTCATGTGAAAATTCCTGTTCTTAATCAAATGG GACTTCTATATCCTGCAATAGCACGTCATCAAAGTTCTCAGAGCAAATTACCATCAAG TTATGTACCACCAACGTCCTTATCCAGACCACCGTGGCCAGAAGTGTCCTATATCAGCAGTGACGAAGAGGAGAGGCAGCACAAAG TGGTTCTAGAAAATGTGAACACCCTTCTTGCAAAGGAAGACTATGGAAGGCTTTTTGCAGTTGTCCATTTTGCAAGTCGACAGTGGAAAGTGACAAATGAAGACCTGATCCTCATTGAAAACCACATTGATGCTGAATGTGGTGACAGGATTAGACTTGAGAAG GTGCTGCTGGTTGGTGGAGAAGAGTTCACGCTGATTGGGAGGCCCCTACTCGG TCGTAATTTGGTCAGAGTAGAGGCAACTGTCATTGAGAAGACTGAATCCTGGCCCAAAGTTCACATGCGGTTCTGGAAAAGACACAGATACCAGAAGAAAAgaa TTATTGTGCAACCACAAACAGTGCTTCGGATCAACACAATTGAAGTTGCTCCCAGATTGACATGA